A portion of the Stigmatella aurantiaca DW4/3-1 genome contains these proteins:
- a CDS encoding primary-amine oxidase gives MGDTPRFIWLLGTLMLGGLSCAGERHSAVPTPPAREPQAPPPSHPLEAFSTAEYEQAIQLLRGQGHVNESTSFPLVTPWEPSKQELERFQPGDPVQRRVFVVAYDSARNETFEAVVRVTPPGAVERWTRVPGVQPPLSMQDFDKAKGLVWQDAQWRAALLRRGVTDPHTVYLDTWAMGPSPDPQLKGHRLVKSLPFFKGDTIYSYARPVEGLLALVDLTAQKVVEVIDRGEVPIPQGVGAYDEQAVGPLRARPHPVVLTQPEGANFTLTGNEVRWQNWRFRVEVHPREGPVLHQVTYTDQGRERKILHRLSLSEMLVPYGDPQDTWSWRSAFDVGEYTFGDKTSPLDPGIDVPSNATFLSSAHVDPSGKAQETPRALALYERDGGVLWKHYDAHLKHNESRRGIELVVSFGVVIENYDYMLNYLFKQDGSLDVQVVLTGIMLAKAVPPQTGQAPHAEHEAYGHKVAEGVVAVHHQHFFSFRLDFDVDGLRNSLLEMNTSSLPAGPANPAGNAFSMRMEPLRTETQAQRDMSLAHARRWLIINPNERNALGHPTGYALIPGENSPPFALPENLSRRRAGFIDHAFWATRYAPEELNAAGPYPNQSQGGDGLPSWVKDDQPLVNEDVVVWYTLGVTHTPRPEEWPVMPTAHAGFKLLPVGFFTRNPALDLPMAPRMSP, from the coding sequence ATGGGCGACACACCGCGTTTCATCTGGCTCTTGGGAACCCTGATGCTCGGAGGCCTCTCGTGTGCTGGAGAGAGGCACTCCGCGGTTCCAACACCTCCCGCGCGGGAGCCCCAGGCGCCCCCTCCCTCTCACCCGCTGGAGGCCTTCTCCACGGCGGAGTACGAACAAGCCATCCAGCTCTTGCGTGGGCAAGGGCACGTGAACGAGAGCACCTCGTTTCCTCTCGTTACTCCCTGGGAGCCCTCCAAACAGGAACTGGAGCGCTTCCAGCCTGGAGACCCCGTCCAGCGGCGTGTGTTCGTGGTGGCCTATGACTCCGCACGGAACGAGACCTTCGAGGCCGTCGTCCGTGTCACCCCTCCGGGCGCCGTCGAGCGCTGGACGCGGGTCCCCGGTGTCCAGCCCCCCCTGAGCATGCAGGACTTCGACAAGGCGAAGGGGCTCGTGTGGCAAGACGCGCAGTGGCGGGCGGCCTTGCTCCGGCGCGGCGTGACCGATCCCCACACCGTCTACCTCGACACCTGGGCCATGGGGCCTTCCCCGGATCCCCAGCTCAAGGGCCACCGGCTGGTCAAAAGCCTCCCCTTCTTCAAGGGCGACACGATCTATTCCTATGCGCGGCCCGTGGAGGGTTTGCTCGCGCTCGTCGACCTCACGGCCCAGAAGGTGGTGGAGGTCATCGACCGAGGGGAGGTCCCGATTCCCCAGGGGGTGGGGGCCTATGACGAGCAGGCGGTGGGACCGCTTCGCGCTCGCCCCCACCCGGTCGTCCTGACCCAACCGGAGGGCGCGAACTTCACCCTGACGGGCAATGAGGTGCGCTGGCAGAACTGGCGCTTCCGCGTGGAAGTCCATCCGCGCGAAGGACCGGTCCTCCACCAGGTGACCTACACAGACCAGGGCCGGGAGCGGAAGATCCTCCACCGCCTCTCGCTCTCCGAAATGCTCGTCCCCTATGGCGATCCCCAGGACACGTGGTCCTGGCGGAGCGCCTTCGATGTGGGGGAGTACACCTTTGGCGACAAGACCAGCCCGCTCGACCCAGGCATCGACGTCCCCTCCAACGCCACCTTCCTCTCTTCGGCGCACGTGGACCCCTCCGGCAAGGCCCAGGAAACCCCTCGCGCCCTCGCCCTCTATGAACGGGACGGCGGCGTCCTGTGGAAGCACTACGACGCCCACCTGAAGCACAACGAATCCAGGAGAGGAATCGAGCTGGTGGTGTCGTTCGGCGTCGTCATCGAGAACTACGACTACATGCTGAACTACCTCTTCAAGCAGGATGGCTCCCTGGACGTCCAGGTGGTCCTGACGGGCATCATGCTCGCCAAGGCCGTACCGCCCCAGACGGGCCAAGCGCCTCATGCGGAGCACGAGGCGTATGGCCACAAGGTCGCGGAGGGCGTGGTCGCGGTCCACCACCAGCACTTCTTCAGCTTCCGGCTCGACTTCGACGTGGATGGGCTCCGCAATTCCCTGCTGGAGATGAACACCTCCTCCCTCCCGGCCGGCCCGGCCAACCCCGCGGGCAACGCCTTTTCCATGCGCATGGAGCCCCTGCGCACCGAGACCCAAGCCCAGCGCGACATGAGCCTCGCGCATGCCCGGCGGTGGTTGATCATCAACCCCAACGAGCGCAATGCGCTGGGACATCCCACGGGCTACGCCCTCATCCCCGGAGAGAACTCCCCTCCTTTCGCGTTACCGGAGAACTTGTCGCGCCGACGCGCGGGCTTCATCGACCACGCCTTCTGGGCCACGCGCTACGCCCCCGAGGAGTTGAACGCCGCAGGCCCCTACCCCAACCAAAGTCAGGGGGGCGATGGGCTTCCCTCCTGGGTGAAGGACGACCAGCCACTGGTCAACGAAGACGTGGTGGTCTGGTACACGCTCGGGGTGACGCACACCCCTCGTCCCGAGGAGTGGCCTGTCATGCCAACCGCTCACGCGGGCTTCAAGCTGCTGCCCGTGGGCTTCTTCACGCGCAACCCCGCACTCGATCTGCCCATGGCGCCACGGATGTCTCCTTGA
- a CDS encoding DUF3396 domain-containing protein yields the protein MSEHYPRIQLHRVIDGEEVPCIQTSVSICFYMRRSHPEVLPAIMESLDIYRRAIEPHTLAWSPDGEGAWQEIDGAGWERIHKKMLHPRGANIWLRDTPHLTTDYEFRYYGRELTPPLLDDKTGMICAVAFWLPTGYLEAQGPEQVRNLALKLGSALPFNSGHAGLSFYCHESLLGITEPLRLLSLRYPGVDMPAMESIPMELGAKIKGAYWLTFLGAPILERLGGTAGLRSRLHSEDTRVEDLSKSRAVVRLGEWPESGDLEHDDTLPSYRELAQVLAPWLYHAPRSPWSGFSDEDVLQWESRFLRG from the coding sequence ATGAGCGAGCACTATCCAAGAATTCAGCTTCATCGAGTGATTGATGGCGAGGAGGTCCCCTGTATCCAGACAAGTGTGAGCATCTGCTTCTATATGAGGCGCTCTCACCCAGAAGTGCTCCCAGCGATCATGGAATCGCTTGATATCTACCGCAGGGCCATTGAGCCTCACACTCTGGCTTGGTCCCCAGATGGAGAAGGCGCCTGGCAGGAAATCGACGGAGCGGGCTGGGAACGCATCCACAAGAAGATGCTTCACCCTCGGGGTGCCAACATCTGGTTGCGTGACACGCCTCATCTCACGACGGACTATGAGTTCAGGTATTACGGCCGCGAATTGACCCCACCCCTCTTGGATGACAAGACAGGCATGATTTGTGCCGTGGCATTCTGGCTTCCCACTGGATATCTGGAGGCTCAGGGTCCTGAACAGGTACGAAACTTGGCGCTCAAGCTAGGCTCCGCATTGCCCTTCAACTCAGGGCACGCTGGCCTCTCTTTCTACTGTCACGAGAGCCTACTCGGCATCACCGAGCCGCTTCGGCTATTGTCTCTCCGCTACCCAGGAGTGGACATGCCCGCCATGGAGAGCATTCCCATGGAACTCGGCGCGAAAATCAAGGGTGCCTACTGGCTAACTTTTTTGGGTGCCCCGATCCTGGAGAGACTTGGAGGCACTGCTGGCCTGAGGTCCCGCCTGCATTCAGAAGATACCCGCGTTGAGGATTTGAGTAAGAGCCGTGCCGTGGTGAGGCTCGGAGAATGGCCTGAATCAGGGGACCTGGAACACGACGATACCCTGCCCTCGTACCGCGAACTGGCACAGGTGCTGGCCCCCTGGCTCTATCATGCTCCTCGCTCTCCCTGGAGCGGATTCTCGGATGAGGACGTCCTCCAATGGGAGTCGCGCTTCCTTCGGGGATGA
- a CDS encoding catalase, with product MHSRKYDPYTNSQEPDNVWDFFSYSPEATHQFTWLFGGRGIPATLRHMDGFGSHTFQWVNAQGERFWVKFHFKTDQGIRTLTTQEAEAIGGKDPQHHQRDLYRAIERGEFPSWTLKVQVMPEADAAHYRFNPFDLTKVWPHKDYLLVEVGKLVLNRTPDNFFADVEKGGARNYGRDGAMHFDGNGGRGPNHEPNSLNGPAQTDEASGVGYAVSGVTGTSVHGKHVEDNEGIRC from the coding sequence ATCCACTCGCGGAAGTACGACCCGTACACGAACAGCCAGGAGCCCGACAACGTCTGGGACTTCTTCTCCTACTCGCCGGAGGCCACGCATCAGTTCACCTGGCTCTTTGGGGGCCGGGGCATCCCGGCGACGCTGCGGCACATGGACGGCTTCGGCTCGCACACCTTCCAGTGGGTGAACGCGCAGGGCGAGCGCTTCTGGGTGAAGTTCCATTTCAAGACGGACCAGGGCATCCGCACCCTCACCACGCAGGAGGCGGAGGCGATCGGAGGCAAGGACCCGCAGCACCACCAGCGTGACTTGTACCGGGCCATCGAGCGCGGCGAGTTTCCCTCATGGACGCTCAAGGTCCAGGTGATGCCGGAGGCCGACGCGGCCCATTACCGCTTCAACCCGTTCGATCTCACCAAGGTGTGGCCCCACAAGGACTACCTGCTCGTGGAGGTGGGCAAGCTGGTCCTCAACCGCACGCCGGACAACTTCTTCGCGGACGTGGAGAAGGGGGGCGCGCGCAACTACGGCCGTGATGGCGCCATGCACTTCGACGGCAACGGTGGGCGCGGCCCCAACCACGAGCCGAACAGCCTCAACGGACCCGCGCAGACGGACGAGGCCTCTGGTGTGGGGTACGCGGTCAGCGGGGTGACGGGCACCTCCGTCCACGGCAAGCACGTGGAGGACAACGAGGGGATTCGCTGTTGA
- a CDS encoding cellulase family glycosylhydrolase yields the protein MHRFIVGIGVIALLGGAPEAHARRAPETLTLSGKQLLINGKPFTVKGVNYHPVPRTGPGNWPDDWTMNRAVAFSDLAKMKEMGVNTLRVYVLYDRLFQNWEEQNDPSTDPGRVDQAVLANYRAVLDEADRQGIYVIMNYFLPTNVDYRAGQQVKFNKDARTRHKLRFRNIINVFKNRTEFPMVLMWAFGNENNFDWNRGQMTPEAMFDFYGEAIREADQQADAGHPYTVVLGDNPALDIHNTSLLNRAPLVDVWSVNMYNTEQGFKNIIQGYSLNKPLLFTEFGYDACQHNKGCDFTNPEGRGSADAQQQQAAFFQSRWVNAMLPNLSARSATNKLLGGVVFEWNDEWWKDGSGPRDVHDTGGFANANLVPDCFMNEEWFGLSTALQENETSGRYYRSAFNQLKTLWTAPALTAEE from the coding sequence ATGCATCGATTCATTGTTGGGATAGGGGTTATCGCGCTGCTGGGAGGGGCACCCGAGGCACATGCCAGGCGGGCGCCAGAAACCCTCACGCTCTCGGGCAAGCAGCTCTTGATCAATGGCAAGCCCTTCACCGTCAAGGGCGTCAACTACCACCCCGTGCCCAGGACGGGGCCGGGCAACTGGCCCGACGACTGGACCATGAACCGGGCCGTGGCGTTCAGCGATCTGGCCAAGATGAAGGAGATGGGGGTCAACACCCTCCGCGTTTATGTGCTGTACGACCGGCTGTTCCAGAACTGGGAGGAACAGAACGATCCCTCGACGGATCCGGGCCGGGTGGATCAGGCGGTGCTCGCGAACTACCGCGCCGTCCTGGACGAAGCCGACCGCCAGGGCATCTACGTCATCATGAATTACTTCCTGCCCACCAACGTGGACTACCGCGCGGGGCAGCAGGTGAAGTTCAACAAGGATGCGCGCACGCGGCACAAGCTGCGCTTTCGCAACATCATCAACGTTTTCAAGAACCGCACTGAGTTCCCGATGGTGCTGATGTGGGCCTTCGGCAACGAGAACAATTTCGACTGGAACCGCGGGCAAATGACGCCCGAGGCCATGTTCGACTTTTACGGCGAGGCGATCCGCGAAGCCGATCAGCAGGCCGATGCGGGGCACCCCTACACCGTGGTTCTCGGAGACAACCCCGCGCTGGACATTCACAACACCAGCCTGCTCAACCGGGCGCCCCTCGTGGATGTCTGGTCCGTCAACATGTACAACACGGAGCAGGGCTTCAAGAACATCATCCAGGGCTATTCGCTCAACAAGCCGCTCCTGTTCACGGAGTTTGGCTATGACGCATGCCAGCACAACAAAGGGTGTGATTTCACCAACCCGGAGGGCCGCGGCAGCGCGGACGCGCAACAACAGCAGGCCGCCTTCTTCCAGAGCCGCTGGGTGAACGCGATGCTGCCCAACCTCAGCGCCCGGAGCGCCACCAACAAGCTGCTCGGAGGCGTGGTGTTCGAGTGGAACGACGAGTGGTGGAAGGATGGAAGCGGCCCCCGGGATGTCCATGACACCGGAGGGTTCGCCAACGCGAACCTCGTTCCAGACTGTTTCATGAACGAGGAATGGTTTGGACTCTCCACCGCCCTCCAGGAGAACGAGACGAGTGGGCGCTACTACCGGTCCGCGTTCAATCAGCTCAAGACGTTGTGGACCGCTCCAGCCCTGACGGCTGAGGAGTAG
- a CDS encoding plasmid pRiA4b ORF-3 family protein: protein MASRKKTAQPSIHVLHVELVGIQPAIWRELHVRSGMPLSRLHEVLQAAFGWTHSHMHMFEDTSGLQYGHKAAGNADDIGFGGPPLRDERKYTVADIAPRPRNTFSYIYDFGDDWVHRIRVKKVQPPERSGRYPSCTAGDRAAPPDDCGGVPGYVRLLEILRNPRHEEHEEMLEWIGGSFDPEAFDLKATDKAVRSVR, encoded by the coding sequence CCAGCCCTCTATTCACGTGCTGCACGTCGAGCTGGTGGGCATCCAGCCAGCCATCTGGCGGGAGCTTCACGTGCGCAGCGGCATGCCTCTGTCGAGGCTGCACGAAGTCCTGCAGGCGGCCTTCGGCTGGACCCACAGCCACATGCACATGTTCGAGGACACCTCGGGACTGCAGTACGGTCATAAGGCTGCGGGGAACGCCGATGACATCGGCTTCGGTGGCCCTCCGCTGCGGGACGAGCGCAAGTACACTGTCGCGGACATAGCCCCGCGTCCTCGCAATACCTTCAGCTATATCTACGATTTCGGTGACGACTGGGTGCACCGCATTCGCGTGAAGAAGGTGCAGCCCCCTGAGCGCAGTGGCAGATACCCCTCGTGCACTGCAGGCGATCGGGCAGCACCACCCGATGACTGCGGCGGCGTCCCTGGCTACGTGCGCCTGCTTGAGATTCTTCGAAATCCCAGGCACGAAGAGCATGAGGAAATGCTTGAGTGGATTGGGGGCTCGTTTGACCCTGAAGCGTTTGATCTCAAAGCCACCGATAAAGCTGTTCGTTCCGTCAGGTAA
- a CDS encoding esterase family protein, which translates to MSFVDPNLRRELFGWYSHRLGMDMPIVRYGHWGPAMLLFPTAGGDFLEAERMGLIQSIAHHLFAGRLQIFSINSINPWAWMNPGMPLHEKARNQVLFSEYVEQEVVPHIRGCLGNGHARIGAAGASFGAFHAANAFFRRPDQFELLLGLGGFYDLQPEFLHGFWSDDVYFNNPVSYVPNLSEGPAMELLRHHSRIHLVTSRGAWEEPGYSEHLSHLLHQRGIPHNLDIWGHDMPHDWPTWYRQLDHYVGERLGY; encoded by the coding sequence ATGTCATTCGTTGATCCGAACCTTCGTCGCGAACTCTTCGGTTGGTACAGCCACCGGTTGGGCATGGACATGCCCATTGTGCGCTACGGCCACTGGGGCCCGGCGATGCTGCTGTTTCCCACCGCGGGAGGCGACTTCCTCGAGGCCGAGCGCATGGGGCTCATTCAGTCCATCGCGCACCATCTGTTCGCCGGACGGCTCCAGATCTTCAGCATCAACAGCATCAATCCCTGGGCGTGGATGAACCCGGGCATGCCCCTGCATGAGAAGGCCCGCAACCAGGTGCTCTTCTCGGAGTACGTCGAGCAGGAGGTCGTCCCGCACATCCGCGGCTGCTTGGGGAACGGCCACGCGCGCATCGGCGCGGCGGGGGCCAGCTTCGGGGCCTTCCACGCCGCCAACGCCTTCTTCCGGCGCCCGGACCAGTTCGAGCTTCTTCTCGGGTTGGGCGGCTTCTACGATCTTCAGCCGGAGTTCCTCCACGGCTTCTGGAGCGACGACGTCTACTTCAACAACCCCGTCTCTTATGTGCCGAACCTGTCCGAGGGGCCGGCCATGGAGCTCCTCCGGCACCACAGCCGGATCCACCTGGTGACGAGCCGTGGGGCCTGGGAGGAGCCAGGGTATTCCGAGCATCTCAGCCACCTGCTGCACCAGCGGGGCATCCCCCACAACCTGGACATCTGGGGGCACGACATGCCCCACGACTGGCCGACCTGGTACCGCCAGCTCGACCACTACGTGGGAGAGCGGCTGGGGTACTGA
- a CDS encoding LysR substrate-binding domain-containing protein, which translates to MDDENVLLLEDGHCFRSQTLALCTRVGAHEVDFRATSLTTLAQMVMAAGSITLLPQLAVSMENRQGQLVVRPFAPPGPGRTLVLAWRPGHPRAEALRTIAGTLRSVWPGAPKPPRSSATPSAR; encoded by the coding sequence CTGGACGACGAGAACGTCCTCCTCCTCGAGGACGGGCATTGCTTCCGCAGCCAAACGCTGGCGCTGTGCACGCGCGTGGGAGCGCATGAGGTGGACTTCCGGGCCACGAGCCTGACGACACTGGCGCAGATGGTCATGGCGGCTGGCAGCATCACCCTGCTGCCCCAGCTCGCGGTGTCCATGGAGAACCGGCAGGGACAACTCGTGGTGCGGCCCTTCGCCCCGCCCGGGCCCGGCCGGACGCTCGTGCTCGCCTGGCGCCCCGGCCACCCGAGGGCCGAAGCGCTGCGCACCATCGCCGGGACGCTGCGCTCCGTGTGGCCCGGCGCGCCCAAACCGCCTCGGAGCAGCGCAACGCCTTCCGCGCGGTAA
- a CDS encoding SDR family NAD(P)-dependent oxidoreductase yields the protein MQPLEGRFAGRTVVVTGAGAGIGHATASRLMREGARVVASDIAQDRLAALEAESPRGALVTVAGDISAEETVQRIVSACAGRIDALANNAGIMDGFLPAAEIDDATWEKVFAVNVTAVMRLTRAFLPLMIAAGRGSIVNVASEAALRGSAAGVAYTASKHALIGFTKNTAFMYGAKGVRVNIVAPGPVRTSISGASRSDHGWSRIAPVMNVLAVPVAESATLAGHILWLMSDEAENINGAVLPSDGGWSTF from the coding sequence ATGCAGCCCCTCGAAGGCCGGTTCGCCGGCCGCACCGTTGTCGTCACCGGCGCTGGCGCAGGGATCGGCCATGCAACCGCCTCGCGGCTCATGCGCGAGGGCGCTCGCGTCGTTGCCAGCGATATCGCCCAGGACCGTCTTGCGGCCCTTGAAGCGGAGAGCCCCCGAGGCGCCTTGGTGACCGTCGCTGGCGACATTTCGGCCGAGGAGACGGTTCAACGGATTGTTTCCGCCTGCGCGGGGCGGATCGATGCGCTCGCCAACAACGCTGGCATCATGGACGGATTCCTGCCAGCGGCGGAGATCGACGACGCCACCTGGGAGAAGGTCTTCGCCGTCAATGTGACCGCCGTCATGCGGCTCACCCGGGCCTTCTTGCCGCTGATGATAGCGGCTGGCAGGGGCTCCATCGTCAACGTCGCCTCGGAAGCGGCGCTGCGCGGCTCGGCGGCCGGTGTCGCTTACACCGCATCCAAGCACGCGCTGATCGGCTTCACCAAGAACACCGCCTTCATGTACGGCGCCAAGGGCGTTCGCGTGAACATCGTGGCGCCGGGACCGGTGCGCACCTCCATCAGCGGCGCCAGCCGTTCAGACCATGGCTGGTCGCGGATCGCGCCGGTGATGAATGTCCTCGCCGTGCCGGTCGCCGAGTCGGCCACGCTCGCGGGCCACATTCTCTGGCTGATGAGCGACGAGGCAGAGAACATCAACGGCGCCGTGCTCCCTTCCGACGGCGGGTGGTCGACCTTCTGA
- a CDS encoding LysR family transcriptional regulator, producing MDEIRELDAVAQRPWSPPRSGQDIDISLRQLEYLVAVADLLGFRRAAEHCHVSQPALSAQIQQLEAVLGVKLFERDSRQVMLTPAGRELVARARRVLTEAEDILKAAERMGDPFAGPLHLGAIPTVAPYVLPEVVPVLVKRYPKLQRLPGTPWSARSRSSCATWTTRTSSSSRTGIASAAKRWRCARAWERMRWTSGPRA from the coding sequence GTGGATGAAATCCGGGAACTTGATGCCGTCGCGCAGCGCCCTTGGAGCCCGCCACGGTCAGGCCAAGACATCGACATCTCCCTGCGGCAACTCGAATACCTGGTGGCGGTGGCGGACCTGCTCGGCTTCCGACGGGCGGCCGAGCACTGCCACGTCTCCCAGCCTGCCCTGAGCGCCCAGATTCAACAGCTCGAAGCCGTGCTGGGGGTGAAGCTGTTCGAGCGGGACTCGCGCCAGGTGATGCTCACGCCCGCGGGCCGGGAGCTGGTGGCCCGGGCACGGCGGGTGCTCACCGAGGCGGAGGACATCCTGAAGGCGGCGGAGCGGATGGGCGACCCGTTCGCGGGCCCGCTGCACCTGGGGGCCATCCCAACGGTGGCGCCCTACGTGCTGCCGGAGGTGGTGCCCGTGCTGGTGAAGCGCTACCCGAAGCTGCAACGCCTCCCGGGCACCCCCTGGAGCGCAAGAAGCAGGTCCAGCTGCGCGACCTGGACGACGAGAACGTCCTCCTCCTCGAGGACGGGCATTGCTTCCGCAGCCAAACGCTGGCGCTGTGCACGCGCGTGGGAGCGCATGAGGTGGACTTCCGGGCCACGAGCCTGA